The following is a genomic window from Niabella soli DSM 19437.
CGCCTTAAAAAGATATTTGATCCCCTTTTGCCGGGACAGTTCCAGGAAAGCCGAATACACCTCCTGTAATAAAGCAACAATGTCTCCTTCGCCCGGTTCAAGCTTTTTCAAACCATTCTCGGTTTTCCGGAATTCCATCAGTTGATCTACCAACTGGTAAAGCCTTCGGGCATTTCCGAGCATGCGCTCATGGTATTTGCGGAGCTTTTTCTCAGGTACATATTTGCCCAGCATTTCCTCCAGCGGAGCAATAATAAGCGTCAGCGGTGTTTTAAATTCATGGGAGATATTGGTGAAAAAATCCATTTTCATCTGGCTCAGGTACTCCGCCTTTTCCCGGTCGTTTCGCTCTTTTTTTAATGCGGTTCTGGCCTTTATGCGTTCATTAATGATACGGTACGCGATATAGGCTATTGATGCCAGCGCCACCAGCACCAGCAAATAAAAACCATTGCTTTGCCACCAGGGCGGTCGCACCCGGATATGCAGGGTACTAATGGGGCTTTTTTCGCCCATCGGGCCAATGGCCTGAACTTCAAATATATAATTGCCGGCCTTCAGATTGGTAAAAGTGGCTTTGGGTATGTTCTCGCATAATTGCCAGTTGTTATCAAATCCCCGGAGCCGGTACTGGTAGCGGATGCTGTTGGGAGCAATGTAGTTGAATGTGCTGAAATAAAGGGTGAACTGTTTGTATTCATGCGAAAGCGTTAGCCGGTCGGTTTCACTGATAGCCTTGTCCAATGCATTGTAATTGCTGCCGGGAGCCACACGCATGTTAAAAATATCCAGGCCGGTAAAAGTAATGCGGAGATCAAAGGGCTTTAGCTGGATGGATCGGGGATAAAAATAAATAAGGCCGTTCAGTCCGCCGAAAAGTATAAGACCATCCCCCGTCCTGCAAAATGCCGGGAGCCCAAATTGCAAACTGCCCATACCTGTTTGATTGTTAAAGACCTGGAGCTTGTCTAATTGATCGTTGAGTTTGATCAACCCCTTGCTGGTAGCGATCCAGATACCCGTTCCATCATCTGGCTGAATGCCAAAGATGGCGCCCTCAATGGAATGATCGGGGCCGGTATAGGGAACAAAGCGGTTTTGGCGTTCATCAAAAAGGTTCAACCCATCCCGGGTACCCACCCAGATGCGGCCTTTCTGATCTTCGGCAATACAATTCACCAGTTCGTTGGTAAGGGTGGTACCGGCATATATATCAAGGCGGCTGAGATCTGGGGTCAGTGCGTTCATGCCATTGATGGTGCCGATCCAGATACGGCCTTTCTGATCCTGTAATAACGATGTGATCCCTTCGGAGCTGAGATGTTTTCCCGGAAGCACCTGGTCAAAGGTTGTAAAGCGCTGTTGCTGAGGGTCAAAGCGGTTGATTCCGGACCGTGTGCCGATCCAGATCCGGTCTTGCTGATCCCGGAGCAGCGCATGCACCATATCGCCGCTGATGGAAGCCGGGTTCTTGGGATCGTGCTGGTATCTTTTTACTGCCCCGGTTTTTCTATTGATCACATTCAGGCCTTCGTTGAAAGTACCGATCAGCGCATCGCCGTTCTTGTCAAATGCGATCGCCTTAATATTATTGGAGCTGATACTATTGGAAGCGGTTTCCGAATGCATAAAATAAGTAAGCTGGTTGGTTTTCCGGTTCCAGATATCCAGCCCCTTATCATTGGTGCCAATCCAGATATTCTGATCCGGGTCTTCCTTTATAATGCTCACCACCTGGTCGTTCAGCAATACATTGCCGGTAGTTTGACTGAGGATATTAAAACGAATATCGTCCTTACTATAATAATTCAGCCCCCCGAAAAAAGTACCCAGCCACATGCCGTTTTGCCGGTCTTTGAAAAGACAACGAACGGAATTCTGGCTGAGGGTAAGCTGCCGGTCCGATTGATGATCAAAATTGCTGAATATTCCACTACGGGTATCCAGGATAGAAAGCCCCCTGAACGTACCGATCCATAAGTTGCCGTCCTGATCCCAGGCGAGGCTGCGGATATCATTATCAATAAGACTGTTGGCGCTTTGTGGCTGGTGAAGGTATTGGGTAACCTGGCCGGTCTTCAGGTTCAGGCAAAAAAGCCCCCCGCTTTCGGAGCCCATCCACAGCAGTTGTCCCTGTTGCTGCAAGGCGTTGATACTGGCATTGATCCCCCCCGGTTGCCGGGAGCTTGCTGTTTTGGTGGCAGGGTCCAGATCGTATACGCCTTTATCCGTAGCTAAAAACAAATGATTGTTGATAAAAAGCAACTGCTGAATGGTGGTGATGGGCACACCCTTTACGCGATAGGGATAAGCGGTGAAATGATTGGTTGCCCGATCAAAATAATAGATCTCACCGGTATTGGCAGCAATCCACAGCCGGTTGTCTGGGTCGGCAGTAATGCTGGAAATATACCATTCTCCCGGTTTTACGGGCAAAGGGTAATTGTCGAACTGTTCTGTTTTGTAACTGTAAGCACTAATGCCTTTGTTGCCGCCGATCCATAAGGTTCCCTGCTGGTCTGCATACAAACTTCTGATATAGCTGGAGAAAAGGCTGCGGCTATCTTTTTTATTCGGACGGAAAACGGTAAAAGTTTTGCCGTCATAACGGTTCAATCCATCCTGTGTGCCCACCCAAATAAACCCAATCCGGTCCTGTTGTATAACAAATACAGTGCTTTGCGACAGTCCCTGAGCTACTGAAATGGTTCTGAAATATTTGTTTTCGGCAATAGTTGTAATGGATTGCCCCGATGTGAAATTATAACACAGTAAGCAGTGTAGTACTACCCAAAAGACGCCTCTTTTCATCGTCAGCTAATTTAAGCACTAATTCAGGTTGTTGGTGTTTTTTTGGCGTATCTTTTAATGCCGAATCTGTTTTTGTTTGACGCTTTACCCCTATTTTTATAAAGATAAGTGATAATAATTTTATTTAATGTGTTGGTAACAACCTTATCCGAAGTAAATAATATGTAGCAATGATCTTACCGGAAGTTTACAGAGAAAAATCGCCCCTGTCAGACAAAGACTGTTTTGTTGTTTTTGACCGGAGGAAAACCAGTTTCACCTTCCCGGTACATGTGCACCCGGAATATGAGATTAATTTTGTGTCCGGGGCTACCGGTGCGCAACGGGTGATCGGCGATTCGGTGGAAACGATCGGCGATAAGGACCTGGTGTTTATCGCCAACCCCGAACTCAAGCATGCCTGGATGGACGGCCAGTGTAAGCTGACCAATATCCACGAGATCACTATCCAGTTCCATCCGCAGTTGATAGAACAAAACCTGAATAAAAATCAGTTTCAAAGCCTGAAACGCCTGTTTAAGAGCGCCGCCAGGGGCCTGTGTTTTGGCCCTTCCGCTATTGAGAAGATCCAGCCATTGCTGCAGGTCATTACCATGGAAAACGACGGTTTTTATTCAGTCATGCGCTTATTTATCCTGCTTTACGAATTATCAAAAAGTACCGATTGCCGGGAACTGGCCAGTGGCGAGCCCCCCGAGGTAAGCCGTAATGTAGAGTTGCTGAACCGGCTGCATGAGTATGTGACCGGCCATATTACAGAAACCATCCGGATCGATGATATTGCTGCTGCGTTGAATATGAGCCGCTCCACCTTTGCCCGCTTTTTAAATGCGCAAACAAAGATGAGTTTTACCGACTATTTGCTGGATTGCCGGGTCAAAACAGCTATCCTTTTATTAAAAACGGGAGCTTCTATCCAGAGCGTTTCCAATCAGTGTGGCTTTAACAGCGTGTCCTATTTCTACCGCGTCTTTAAAAAGGCCAATGGAATAAATCCCGCCGAATACAGGGATAATTACAAAAAGCAAAAATTGGTGATCTAGCGCCAGATGGAAATGTAGAATGTAAAATATTGATAAGGAATGTAGGAGGGGCGGTACAATTCTCGAATCCGTTGCAATAGATAGGGAAGCTAAAAATTATTTTTTGCCCGCTGATCTGTACAGATTTTCTTCTGCGCACATCAGCGTCAATCTGCGGGCCAATAATTAATGCTCTTATGAGCAAATTGTTCAAATCGAATGAGTTTACTGTACAATCAACCCTCTTTTTTCATGATTTAAATCATCCCGAATGATCACGCCAGTTTTTTGCTTACCTGTTTAAACTCGTCTAAAAATCAGCAGTGTAAAGGCTTTTGCCGGAAAGCTGGTATTTACAAATACAGAGATGAAAATGAGTTATTAGTTCAATAATGTTGGCTTTATATTGAAAGAGACTTCATAGGGGGCGCCCTATTTTTACTTCCTATTTTTTCACCAAATAAGCCATATGTATGAAAAAACTAATACTCATACTGCTATTAGGAACTGTTTGCCACTTTGGATGGGCACAGGAACTTCAAATTAAAGGAACGGTGCGGGATAAGGACAATAATCCCCTTTCCGGCGCCACCGTAACGGTAAAAGGAACGAATACCGCCACCGTAACGGATCAGAACGGAAATTTTAGCGTAGGCGCTACAAAAGGGCAAACGCTGGAGTTTTCTTATTCAGGAATGGAAACCACAGATGTAGCCATTAAGAACAACGAAGCCATAACGGTTTTGCTGCAGGGTAGCAGTAAAAACCAAATGGAAGAAGTAGTGGTGATCGGGTACGGTACCATTAAGAAAAAAGACCTTACCGGAGCAGTGGCTGCGGTAACGGGTAAGGACCTGCAGGCTAATTTGGCAAAGTCGGTTACCGGCGCCCTGCAGGGACGCATCGCCGGCGTAACGATTAGCAACGGAGGTGGGCAGCCTGGTGCCGGAATGAGCATCAACATTCGCGGGTTGAGCTCCCTGGGCAGTAACACGCCCTTATATGTAATTGATGGTGTTTTTGGCGATATTAATCTGGTAGATCCTAATGATATTGCCTCGATCGATGTGTTGAAAGATGCTTCGGCAGCAGCCATCTATGGTTCGCGCGCCGCCAGCGGGGTGGTAATTATTACCACCAAAGGAGGGCGCAGAAACAGTCCGACGGTTATTAGCCTCAATGCTTTTACCGGCGTGCAAAGCCTGCCTAAAAGAATGGACCTGATGAACGGCCCGCAATGGAAAGCTTTTATAAAGCAACAAGGAACATTACCTCCCCAGGCTGAGGCCATGAACAATAATACCGATTGGCAGGGTGAATCGTTTCATTCGGCTCCCATCAATAAGATCAATCTGGACATATCCGGTGGCGGCGAACATTCTACTTACAATGTTTCTGCAGGTTACCAGGATCAGCAGGGTATTTTAAAAACCACCGGCTATAAAGCGTTTAACGTCCGTGCTAAAAACACGTTTGACTTTTTCAACAATCATCTTCGCCTGGGAAATACATTTATAATAAAATCGGGCGACAGACAGTACTCAGATCTGACCATTACGGATATCCTGCGCCAAAACCCCCTGATGGCCATCTATGATTCTGCGAAGCCGAGCGGTTATGCAACCTATGCTCCGTGGATGAAAAATTTGGCTAACCCGGTGGGATGGCTCAACACACGGAATCAGCACCAGTATCAAACGGACATCATGTTGAATGGTTATGGCGAAGTGGATTTGTTTGTGAAAGGGCTGAAATACCGCTTGAATGTGGGGATTAGCCGCGGATTTGGCCGGGGATACCAACGGATGCTGCCCCTGGCAGATGGAACGGCCGTTAACCCATCGTATTTGGGAGAAAGCGCCGGTTTTGGCAACCAATGGCTCGTTGAAAACACGCTGCATTTTGACCGGGTCTTTGGTAAGCATAGCTTCAATGTATTAGCTGGTTATTCTGCCCAGGAAAATAAGGACCGGGCATTTAATGTATCGCGGGATAACCTGCCTGCAGGAACCGATGCTATCAATGCGGGTGCTTTGGATAACCAAAAAACCGGCGGCAGTTTGCAGGTGGCTTCCCTGGAATCGCAGTTTGGCAGGTTGGTTTACAGCTACGATAGCCGCTACCTGGTTACCGCATCGTTGCGCCGGGACGGCTCCTCCAAATTTGCCGAAGGGCATCGCTACGGGGTATTCCCTTCCTTTGCACTGGGATGGAACCTTTCTAACGAACGCTTCTTTGAAAGTTTGAAAAGTTCCATTAACGAATTCAAGATCAGGGCCAGCTATGGACGCCTGGGCAACCAGGATATTGCTAATTACAGTACACAGAGTTCGGTTACCAACGGAATCAACTATATACAAGGCAATGCGCTATGGAAAGGGGCCATTAATAATGTTATGTGGGTTTCACCGGTAGACCTTAGCTGGGAATCAACAACGACTCAAAACATAGGTTTGGATCTCGCTTTTTTGAAAAATAAGCTCACCGTAACCGCTGATTATTACCTGCGCCAAACGAGCGGCGTATTGTTATATATCCAACAAGCGCCCTCTTCCGGCCTGAAGGGGCAACCTTATATGAACGCAGGGGATATCGACAATAAAGGCTTTGAGTTTTTAGCCAATTATAGCGATGCCGTTGGTCAGTTGCATTACAATATTGGCATAAACGCCTCAACGGTTAAAAACAATGTAAAAGCGATAACGGTGGGTGGTAACAAGGAATTTTCAGGCGCGAACCCACGGGGAGAAGGCATCATCAACTGGGCCAGGATCGGCTACCCGATTGGTGGTTTTTGGCTGGTGAAAACAGATGGGCTGTTTCAGTCCGACGCGGAAGCACAGGCTTATAAAGATGCAAATGGCAACGTAATACAACCCAAGGCAAAGGCGGGTGATATAAAATATATCGACTTTAACGGCGATGGGAAAATTACCGATGGTGATGATGCACAGTATGCCGGCAGCCCTTTCCCTAAGTTAGCTTATGGCATTCGCGGGGGGCTGGATTATAAAGGAGTGGACCTGGCCTTTTTCTTTGATGGTATGTACGGGAATAAGATCTACAACTATACCCGGGCACGAATGGAGCAAACCAATGAGTTCAGAAACTATTCAACTGCGTTATTGAACTCCTGGACAACCAGCAATACCAATACCACTATTCCCCGCTATTCTCTTGCAGACGATAATGAGAATAGAAAGCGCACAAGCGACCGCTGGTTAGAGAATGGCTCTTTCTTCCGCCTCAAAACACTGGAAGTGGGCTACACCCTGCCTAAGCTATGGCTGAGCAAAGCCAGTTTAAAGAAAGCACGCGTTTTTGTAGCGGCAGATAACCTGTTTACGATTACCAAATACACGGGTTACACGCCGGATTTAGGCCGCAGCAACGGTGATAACGGTGACGATATCGGTGGCGTATTCGGCAATGGCGTTGATTATGGCCGTGCACCACTGGCACGCAGCATTGTGTTGGGTATACAAGCCAGTTTTTAACCGATAGGTAGAGAGGGCGTAAATAAATTTTTATCTATTAAAATACGATATAATGAAATTTTTGATCAAAAAATATACGGCTTTAGCAGTATTGGGGCTATCGCTTGCCGGCTGTAAAAAAGATTTTTTAAATAAAATAAACCCCAACTTTTCGGTGGAAGCTACGTTCTGGCAAACCGAAGCCGATGCGGTAAGTGCAATTCCTACTATTTATTCTCCCATCCGTAGTCAAATGGATGGTTACTACGGTGCCTGGTCCGGCTACCAAATGATGAACCGGGCCGATGACATGTGGATGCTGGCTGGTGAGGGAACAGAAGGGCCTACCTTTTATGTGCACTTCCTCAATACGGCCACCAGCCCAACCAACCAGTTTGGAAGTTTGTTCACGGGAGTGTCCAGAGCCAATACGTTTTTGAAAAACATTGGCCGGGTTTCCATGGATGAAACCAAAAAGAAAGCACTGATTGGTGAGGCCAGTTTTTTGCGCGGCATGTACTATTTCCTGCTGGCTGCCAATTATGGCGATGTCCCTTTGCGACTGCTGCCTGCAAGCGATCCGGGAGAGCTCAACAAACCCTCTTCGCCCGAAGCCGAGATTTGGAAACAGGTAATTGCCGATTTTAAGACGGCTAAGGACGCACTGCCGGTGAGCAGGCCCAGCAGCGAACAAGGCCGGGCTACCAAAGGTGCTGCCATAGCCTACCTGGGCAAGGCCCTGGTGTATACCAAACAATACGCAGAGGCGGAAACCGAGCTAAAAGCCCTGCTCAGCGCACCTTATAGCTATGACCTGGTGAACTTTGAAAATAATTTCATGGAAACCACCAAGTTTAATCAGGAGTCAGTCTTTGAGCTGCCGTATAATGCTTACTTAGGCGGAGGAGGCCGCTGGGGCGGCGATGAACCCAACGGCTACCTGGGTTTTGTACTGCCCAATTTTTGCGGACCTGCAGGGTCCGGCGCCTGGTTCAAATTAGTGCCTGGTATTTCTATGGTGCGCGATTTTGTAAGCGAAGAGCGCCCGGCCGGTTCCGATACCCGGTTTGACAAGCGCATGTACACCAGCTTTTTTTGGAAATACTCTGATTACGAAACGGGGCTGACCGACGGCAAATGGTTCGGCGACCATGACTTTGATTATTTTTGGCAGGAAGGACAAGGAAAATGGATCATGAACCCGGGCTTGGTTTATCCGGACATAAATACAGCAACAGGGAAGAAACCGGGCCGTTTCCTGCTTAAAAAATATACCAACTTTTATATAAACAAAGAAGGCTCCAACAGCCATTACGATAATGCAAACTGTAACAACAACCTGCGGATAATTCGTTTTGCTGAAGTATTGTTGCTGCATGCAGAAGCCTGTGCCCAAAACGGAAATACAGCCGGGGCGGCTGCCGACTTAAAGCGGATTCGCGACCGGGCCGGATTAGCCAATAAAACCTGGGGCAGCAAGGATGAATTGATGACAGAAATCATCAAGCAAAATGAGCTGGAGTTTTTCTTCGAAGGGCATCGCTTCTTTGACCTGAAACGCTGGTATACCCCTGCCCAAATGAAACAGATTTTGGTTAACAACCAACAACAGGGCGCTGAAAACTTCCAGCCTAAACATTATTATATACCTATTCCGCAAAGCGAATTGAATACCAATACGAGTATGCAACAACATCCGCTGTGGAAATAATATTAGAGGATATGTGCGCTACAGGTAACCTGGCTACAATGCTGCCTGTAGCGTGCATTTCACCGCTATCAACTTAATGATCTTACCCGATGATTTGTAGCGCGTTTATTCACAATTAGAATTGTAAACGATCAGGAAGAACGATCTGACGCCATTCTTTTTTTTGACCGCGCACGCAAAGAAACCGACCGTTTAAAAACAACATCCGGTATGCCTACTATTCTCCCTTGTTATTCAAAAAGAAATATGCTATTGTCCGGTCTGCTGACTGGCCTGGTATTATTCATTTTTTCCTGCACGCGCAACAGGGATGTCGCTCCTGCAGAAATGACCTCCAAACAATCGCTAAGTGCCCTGGCCGACAAAGGCCTGCTGCTGAATACCATTAGCAAGGAGGGTGATGTTTATATTTTCAATTTTGAACAAACCGACCCGCTCCGCCTCCCGCAACAGGACATTGCCACCATAGCCGCGGACCCCGCGCACTGGCGTACTACCCTTACTTTTAGCAACGGAACCACACTGGTACTTCCTACAAAAGGGGACAACCTTGATTATATAGTAGAAGATATAAAGCTCAATCCGTCGGGCTACAACCCACTCGCCGCCTTGGTGAATGTACTGCTGCCCACCTATGGCAGGGTAAAAGTAACCGTACACGGCAAAAATGGAGAAACGGGCACCATTAGGCACTTATGCCATGAGGATATTCCACGTCAGAGCGTGCCTGTTTTTGGCCTGTATGCAGACTATGACAATGTAGTGGATCTTACTTTTACTGACCGGGATGGCCGGGAGCGGGGCAGCACAACGGTCCACATCCGTACAGCCCCACTTGTTATACAGGATTTTCCCCAATGGAAACTGATAAAAACGCAGCCGGAAAAAATGGAACCCGGTATAAATCTCATTAGCTATCCCGGAATGTCGGAAACAGATGTATCGCTGCCCTATATAGTCGATAATGAAGGGGAATTGCGGTGGTTATTGCTGTTGAAATCATCGCCCGACCTGCAGAAGCTTTCCGCTTCCATTGGCTTAAAACGCACAAAGAACGGTACTTTTATTGCCGGAGATCAGGAGCGGCCACGCATTGTGGAGATCGATATGTTTGGTAACCTCCTGCATCAATGGGATCTTCAAAAACTGGGCTATACCTTCCATCATGAGGTTACGGAGGCGGCTAACGGTAACTTTTTAATTAATGTTACCAAAACAAGTGCGCACCTGGCAAACGGACAGCCCCGCGTGTATGATCATATGATCGAATTAGACCCGTTAAATGGTACGGTTGTAAAAGAATGGGACCTGGCAAAAATGGCCGATACGACACGTTACCAGAAGCCGGATGGTATTACGCCGCCACAATTTTCTCAAAGCCCTACCAACTGGGCACATAACAATTCTATAAAAGAGATGGGAGATAATATACTGGCAACCATGCGGTACCAGGGTATTATTAATTTTACGCGCGCCGGAGCAACAAGATGGATCATTTCTCCACACAAATACTGGAGCGCACCCTACCAGTCTTTATTGTTAAATCCAATTGATGAAAGCGGCCATGCAATAACAGATCCGGCGGTCATAAATGGTGACGCGTCGGTACCGGGGTTCGACTGGCCCTGGGGACCGCACACGCCGGTGGTATTATCCAATGACGATATTCTGGTGTTTGATAATGGGTATAACCGCAACTGGGTGCCCAATTTTGGTTCAGGCGCCATTAATTATAGCCGGGTGGTGGAATACCGGATCGATGAAGATAAAAAAACAGTGCAGCAGGTTTGGTCCTATGGCAAAGAGCGGGGCACCGGCTGCTTTTCGCAGGCGCTTTCAGGCGTACAGTTCCTGCCACAGACAAAGCATGTGTTATTTTGCCCGGGAATGGGCGTACCCACCTCCATTGGATCGGGGGGGCGTGTAGTGGAAATAAATCCCCAGACAAAAGAAGTAATCTTTGAAATGGAAATTGCAACAGGTAATGGCACGGGCTTTCACAGGGTTACCCGCATGCCGTTGTACCCGGATACTATTTAAAGATTTTTGTCGGGAAGCCTTACTGACAGGAACCGGTTGACGGCGATAGTGTAGATTGAAATGAAAGAGAATCAGATAGATTGAATATTATGAAGGATCAGTTTCACCAACAATTAGAAGCACTTTTAAAAGAACAGACCCAGCTCCTCGCTGCAAAAAACCATCCCTGTTCCTCCTACAACGGATATGTGCAACGCTTTCGGAACCCCGTGCTTACGGCCGCGCATACGCCGTTGTTCTGGCGTTATGATTTAAATCCGGCCACGAACCCCTTGCTGCTGCAGCGTTTTGGGGTCAATGCGGTATTTAATTCAGGAGCCATTAAATGGAAGGGAAAGTATTTAATTTTTGCTAGGGTGGAAGGGTACGACCGAAAATCGTTTTTTGCCATTGCTGAGAGCCCGAATGGGATAGACAATTTTAAATTTTGGGATTACCCGGTACGGTTGCCCGAAATTGACAGCAGGGAAACGAATGTGTATGATATGCGTTTAACAGCACATGAAGACGGGTGGATCTATGGCATTTTTTGTTCGGAACGCAGAGACGAAACCGCTCGTCCCGGAGACCTGTCCAGCGCTATTGCCGCCACAGGAATTGTACGTACCCGGGATTTTTGTTCCTGGGAACGCTTGCCCAATCTTAAGTCCAAAAACCATCAGCGGAATGTAGTGCTGCACCCGGAATTTGTAAAGGGCAAATATGCGTTATACACGCGCCCCCAGGAGGGGTTTATAGATGCCGGCAAGGGAGGAGGTATTTGCTGGACGCTGATAGACGATATAAACAACGCGGTTATAGAAACCGAACAACTGGTTGAGGAGCGATTGTATCATACCATCAAAGAGGCAAAGAACGGAGAAGGGCCTCCGCCGATTAAAACCCACAAGGGATGGTTGCATCTAGCACATGGTGTAAGACAATGCGCTTCCGGCCTCCGCTACGTCTTATATCTCTATCTTACCGACCTGGCGGCACCCGAAAAACTGATCGCCAGCCCGGCAGGATATTTTATGGCCCCAGAGGCTGAGGAGCGTATTGGTGACGTATCCAATGTATTGTTCGCAAACGGATGGATCGCAGATGCCGACGGAAAAGTAGTCATCTACTATGCTTCCTCCGACACAAGGATGCATGTGGCAACCTCCACGATTGACCGATTATTGGATTACTGTCTGCACACCCGCCCGGATGGTTTAAAATCTTCCGCTTCAGTTAAAGCTATATCCGATATTATAACAGCAAATAAAAAATATTTAGCATTGCAAAGTGTGTGAGCAACAACTCGTCCATATGAGTACTATTAAATTAAAAGAAAAAATTGCATACGGTTTGGGAGACGCGGCTTCTTCTATGTTCTGGAAAATTTTCGGGATGTATGCCCTGTTTTTTTATACGGATGTATTGGGCATTACCTCGGCGGCGGCAGGCACCATGTTTCTGATCGCGCGCATCTGGGATTCGTTTTTTGATCTGGGCGTGGGCATTATGGCCGATCGTACCCGAACAAAATGGGGCCGGTACCGGCCTTACCTGTTATGGTTTGCTATACCTTTCTCCGTCATGGGGGCCATTACTTTTTTTGTTCCGGATTTTGGAGCAACCGGAAAGCTGGTTTATGCGTATGCAACCTATTCCTTAATGATGATCATTTATTCTTTAATAAATGTACCGTATGCTTCCCTGCTGGGCGTGTTATCATCCGATTCGCAGGAGCGTAATATTCTCTCCTCCTACCGGATGTCCTTTGCTTTTATCGGAAGCTTTATCACGTTTATGCTGTTGCAGCCCCTGGTTGATGGTTTTGCAGATGCCTTTGGATCAGAAAATGGCAGCGGCACGTCGCTAACGGTACATACCGGTATCAGTACCGCGCCCATTGGATGGACTCTGGCCGTGGCGTCAATCGGAGCGCTCTGCACGGTGCTGTTCTTTCTTTGTTTCCGGTGGACAAAAGAAAGGACGATTGCTGATATACCTGAAAATAGTGCGGAAAAAGGAACGATCCGGCAGGATTTAAAAGAACTTTTTAACAACGCACCCTGGTGGGTCCTGGTTGCTACCGGCTTGGCGGCATTATTATTTAATGCGGTGAGGGACGGTGTTGCTATCTATTATTTCAGGGATTATGTAAAGCTGAGTTATAAAATGCCTGTTACGGGTTGGGACAGTACCACTATTTATTTTCTCATTGGGCAGGCCGCTAATTTGATTGGAGTGATGCTGGCGCCCCGGATCTCGTTAAAGTACGGAAAGAAGAGGACCTATATGGCGGCAATGGCCCTGGCGGGGATACTGAGCGTTATTTTCTTTTTTATTCCGGATCATTTTGG
Proteins encoded in this region:
- a CDS encoding RagB/SusD family nutrient uptake outer membrane protein, with amino-acid sequence MKFLIKKYTALAVLGLSLAGCKKDFLNKINPNFSVEATFWQTEADAVSAIPTIYSPIRSQMDGYYGAWSGYQMMNRADDMWMLAGEGTEGPTFYVHFLNTATSPTNQFGSLFTGVSRANTFLKNIGRVSMDETKKKALIGEASFLRGMYYFLLAANYGDVPLRLLPASDPGELNKPSSPEAEIWKQVIADFKTAKDALPVSRPSSEQGRATKGAAIAYLGKALVYTKQYAEAETELKALLSAPYSYDLVNFENNFMETTKFNQESVFELPYNAYLGGGGRWGGDEPNGYLGFVLPNFCGPAGSGAWFKLVPGISMVRDFVSEERPAGSDTRFDKRMYTSFFWKYSDYETGLTDGKWFGDHDFDYFWQEGQGKWIMNPGLVYPDINTATGKKPGRFLLKKYTNFYINKEGSNSHYDNANCNNNLRIIRFAEVLLLHAEACAQNGNTAGAAADLKRIRDRAGLANKTWGSKDELMTEIIKQNELEFFFEGHRFFDLKRWYTPAQMKQILVNNQQQGAENFQPKHYYIPIPQSELNTNTSMQQHPLWK
- a CDS encoding SusC/RagA family TonB-linked outer membrane protein, whose translation is MKKLILILLLGTVCHFGWAQELQIKGTVRDKDNNPLSGATVTVKGTNTATVTDQNGNFSVGATKGQTLEFSYSGMETTDVAIKNNEAITVLLQGSSKNQMEEVVVIGYGTIKKKDLTGAVAAVTGKDLQANLAKSVTGALQGRIAGVTISNGGGQPGAGMSINIRGLSSLGSNTPLYVIDGVFGDINLVDPNDIASIDVLKDASAAAIYGSRAASGVVIITTKGGRRNSPTVISLNAFTGVQSLPKRMDLMNGPQWKAFIKQQGTLPPQAEAMNNNTDWQGESFHSAPINKINLDISGGGEHSTYNVSAGYQDQQGILKTTGYKAFNVRAKNTFDFFNNHLRLGNTFIIKSGDRQYSDLTITDILRQNPLMAIYDSAKPSGYATYAPWMKNLANPVGWLNTRNQHQYQTDIMLNGYGEVDLFVKGLKYRLNVGISRGFGRGYQRMLPLADGTAVNPSYLGESAGFGNQWLVENTLHFDRVFGKHSFNVLAGYSAQENKDRAFNVSRDNLPAGTDAINAGALDNQKTGGSLQVASLESQFGRLVYSYDSRYLVTASLRRDGSSKFAEGHRYGVFPSFALGWNLSNERFFESLKSSINEFKIRASYGRLGNQDIANYSTQSSVTNGINYIQGNALWKGAINNVMWVSPVDLSWESTTTQNIGLDLAFLKNKLTVTADYYLRQTSGVLLYIQQAPSSGLKGQPYMNAGDIDNKGFEFLANYSDAVGQLHYNIGINASTVKNNVKAITVGGNKEFSGANPRGEGIINWARIGYPIGGFWLVKTDGLFQSDAEAQAYKDANGNVIQPKAKAGDIKYIDFNGDGKITDGDDAQYAGSPFPKLAYGIRGGLDYKGVDLAFFFDGMYGNKIYNYTRARMEQTNEFRNYSTALLNSWTTSNTNTTIPRYSLADDNENRKRTSDRWLENGSFFRLKTLEVGYTLPKLWLSKASLKKARVFVAADNLFTITKYTGYTPDLGRSNGDNGDDIGGVFGNGVDYGRAPLARSIVLGIQASF
- a CDS encoding aryl-sulfate sulfotransferase; protein product: MPTILPCYSKRNMLLSGLLTGLVLFIFSCTRNRDVAPAEMTSKQSLSALADKGLLLNTISKEGDVYIFNFEQTDPLRLPQQDIATIAADPAHWRTTLTFSNGTTLVLPTKGDNLDYIVEDIKLNPSGYNPLAALVNVLLPTYGRVKVTVHGKNGETGTIRHLCHEDIPRQSVPVFGLYADYDNVVDLTFTDRDGRERGSTTVHIRTAPLVIQDFPQWKLIKTQPEKMEPGINLISYPGMSETDVSLPYIVDNEGELRWLLLLKSSPDLQKLSASIGLKRTKNGTFIAGDQERPRIVEIDMFGNLLHQWDLQKLGYTFHHEVTEAANGNFLINVTKTSAHLANGQPRVYDHMIELDPLNGTVVKEWDLAKMADTTRYQKPDGITPPQFSQSPTNWAHNNSIKEMGDNILATMRYQGIINFTRAGATRWIISPHKYWSAPYQSLLLNPIDESGHAITDPAVINGDASVPGFDWPWGPHTPVVLSNDDILVFDNGYNRNWVPNFGSGAINYSRVVEYRIDEDKKTVQQVWSYGKERGTGCFSQALSGVQFLPQTKHVLFCPGMGVPTSIGSGGRVVEINPQTKEVIFEMEIATGNGTGFHRVTRMPLYPDTI